In one Bacteroidota bacterium genomic region, the following are encoded:
- a CDS encoding LptF/LptG family permease, with product MTFFIALFVLLMQFLWKYIDDLIGKGLEWYIIAELMMYASASLVPLALPLAILLSSIMTMGNMGEHYELVAMKSAGFSLPQIMRPLIFLTVLICFTAFYFSNNILPVANLKFGTLLYDITHQKPAIEIKEGVFYNGIDGYTIRIGKKEKNGELLKNIMIYDHTSRTGSNKVILAEEGTMKITPNNQYMLLNLLDGYSYDEQNAQNSDKKNYPLVRSQFKEQVIRMDLSGFKLTRTDEELFKDNYQMLNLSQLQVSINELKEEKNKRTVEFSNHITDNFYRNKPKYSISENLDSISDSTSVTSKTDNIEMGDTLIVHKNNAMTMEVAANTSVNNEDTTKVKPKDLRDNFLLRNRPAKKKESVIQADFQKADSSQLVAVIALTDTNQLTDTLLAAKEGPLLLEHFTRSEKILAIETATNLVRSAKAYTESFVSDIENRDKYINRHLVEWHRKITLSFACMILFLIGAPLGAIIRKGGLGMPVVISFIFFILFHVISITGEKFVKENVMPPYIGMWLASFILLPIGLFLTYKAARDSVIFDLDFYSAFMKKFKKKETGQ from the coding sequence ATGACCTTTTTTATAGCCCTCTTCGTGCTATTGATGCAGTTTCTCTGGAAATACATTGATGATTTAATTGGAAAGGGTTTAGAATGGTATATAATCGCTGAGCTTATGATGTATGCTTCAGCCAGTCTTGTACCCTTAGCACTTCCTCTTGCCATTCTGCTTTCATCTATAATGACAATGGGAAATATGGGCGAACATTATGAATTGGTAGCCATGAAATCCGCAGGTTTTTCACTTCCTCAAATAATGCGTCCACTTATTTTTCTTACTGTATTGATTTGTTTTACTGCCTTTTACTTTTCCAATAATATACTTCCGGTTGCCAACCTGAAATTCGGAACGCTACTTTATGATATAACCCATCAAAAACCGGCAATCGAAATAAAAGAAGGAGTATTTTACAATGGTATTGATGGGTATACAATTAGAATTGGAAAGAAAGAAAAAAATGGTGAGTTACTTAAAAACATCATGATTTATGATCACACAAGTAGAACAGGAAGTAACAAAGTAATACTTGCAGAAGAAGGTACTATGAAAATTACTCCAAACAACCAGTATATGTTGTTAAATTTATTGGATGGATATAGTTATGATGAACAAAATGCACAAAATTCAGATAAAAAAAACTATCCGCTTGTCCGTTCCCAATTTAAAGAACAAGTGATACGAATGGATTTATCAGGCTTTAAATTAACCAGGACTGATGAGGAGCTTTTTAAGGATAATTACCAGATGCTCAACCTTTCCCAATTACAAGTATCGATTAATGAATTAAAGGAAGAAAAAAACAAGAGAACTGTCGAGTTTTCAAATCACATCACCGATAATTTTTACCGCAATAAACCGAAGTATTCTATTTCCGAAAACCTTGATTCAATAAGTGATTCCACTAGTGTAACCAGTAAAACTGATAATATTGAAATGGGGGATACTTTGATTGTTCATAAAAACAATGCAATGACCATGGAAGTTGCTGCAAACACCAGTGTTAATAATGAGGATACAACAAAAGTAAAACCAAAGGATTTAAGAGATAATTTCCTATTAAGGAATCGTCCTGCCAAAAAAAAAGAAAGTGTAATTCAAGCTGATTTTCAGAAAGCTGATTCATCTCAACTGGTTGCTGTAATAGCTTTAACAGATACAAATCAGCTAACAGATACATTACTTGCAGCTAAAGAAGGACCCTTGTTGTTGGAACATTTTACTCGATCAGAAAAAATTCTGGCAATAGAAACTGCAACTAATCTTGTACGTAGCGCTAAGGCCTATACTGAATCTTTTGTTTCTGACATTGAGAACAGGGATAAATATATAAACAGGCATTTGGTTGAGTGGCATCGAAAAATCACCCTATCCTTTGCCTGTATGATTTTATTTTTGATTGGCGCTCCACTTGGGGCCATTATACGAAAAGGCGGTTTGGGAATGCCTGTTGTAATCTCTTTTATCTTTTTCATACTATTTCATGTAATATCTATAACGGGAGAAAAATTTGTTAAGGAAAATGTTATGCCACCTTATATTGGAATGTGGCTCGCATCTTTTATACTGCTTCCAATCGGGCTGTTCCTGACTTATAAAGCAGCCCGCGATTCAGTAATTTTCGATCTGGATTTTTATTCAGCCTTTATGAAAAAATTCAAGAAAAAAGAAACAGGTCAATAA
- a CDS encoding glycosyltransferase family 2 protein — MINNKKIVVVLPAYNAALTLEQTYSEIPFDIVDEVVLVDDASSDATTVVARKIGIKHIINHQKNKGYGGNQKSCYDKALELNADIVIMLHPDYQYTPKLIPSIAHIIASGLYPAVLGSRILGKGALKGGMPMYKYIANRFLTLSQNMLMNQKLSEYHSGYRAFSKEVLQRINYSANSDDFIFDNQMLAQIFYQNFEIAEITCPTKYFAEASSINFKRSSIYGLGVLKVSFQYFLQKKGIADFDFFKSKNKVSQTVELS; from the coding sequence ATGATTAATAATAAGAAAATAGTTGTTGTATTGCCCGCTTATAATGCAGCCCTTACACTTGAACAAACATACAGCGAAATTCCCTTTGATATTGTTGATGAGGTAGTTTTGGTGGATGATGCAAGTTCAGATGCAACCACTGTTGTTGCAAGAAAAATAGGCATTAAACATATTATAAACCATCAAAAAAACAAAGGCTATGGAGGCAACCAGAAGAGTTGCTATGATAAAGCTTTAGAACTAAATGCGGATATTGTAATAATGCTGCACCCAGATTATCAATATACCCCAAAACTTATTCCTTCCATTGCTCATATTATTGCATCAGGTTTATATCCCGCAGTTTTAGGTTCCCGTATTCTAGGAAAAGGGGCTTTAAAGGGTGGTATGCCTATGTATAAATACATTGCAAACCGATTTCTTACTTTGAGTCAAAACATGCTTATGAACCAAAAACTTTCTGAATATCATTCAGGGTATAGGGCATTTTCAAAGGAAGTACTTCAAAGAATAAATTATTCAGCAAATTCTGATGATTTTATTTTTGACAATCAAATGCTTGCACAAATATTTTATCAAAATTTTGAAATAGCTGAAATTACCTGTCCTACAAAATATTTTGCCGAAGCCTCTTCAATTAATTTTAAAAGAAGCAGTATTTATGGTTTGGGGGTTTTAAAAGTTTCCTTTCAATATTTCCTTCAGAAAAAGGGGATAGCCGATTTCGATTTTTTCAAATCAAAGAATAAAGTTTCTCAAACTGTTGAATTGTCTTGA
- a CDS encoding SRPBCC domain-containing protein — MNEEVHTKLELEYTIKSSPKILYFFLNAPNGLSEWFCDNINVKDDIYTFCWDDEQRSAELISKKVNNYTQFRWLDLPQDTFFEFKLEVDDITKDVALIVTDFEPANEHENSKLLWDSQVTKLIQLVGG; from the coding sequence ATGAACGAAGAAGTCCATACAAAATTAGAGTTAGAATACACAATAAAATCGTCCCCAAAAATTTTATATTTTTTCCTTAATGCTCCAAACGGTTTAAGCGAATGGTTTTGTGATAATATAAATGTTAAAGATGATATTTATACATTTTGTTGGGATGATGAGCAACGTAGTGCAGAATTAATAAGCAAAAAAGTTAACAATTATACCCAATTCCGTTGGTTAGACCTTCCCCAGGATACTTTTTTTGAATTTAAATTAGAAGTAGATGATATAACCAAAGATGTAGCCCTTATTGTTACCGATTTTGAACCTGCAAATGAACATGAAAATTCCAAACTACTTTGGGATTCCCAAGTCACAAAATTAATACAACTGGTTGGTGGTTGA
- a CDS encoding phosphatase PAP2 family protein, whose amino-acid sequence MLRKNRYFFIPYFIFLIVGFVLVNSFTKGEIHITINQYHNSFSDIFFKYATFIGEGLFASLVILVLAFYRFRDSLLVLSAIILSSIIAQFLKKIVFSDIVRPKAYFEGVSKLHFVEGVEVHSLFSFPSGHATLSFTLLACMAFIVKNNGIKTMLLILAIIASWSRIHLSQHFFIDVYFGSLLGVSCSLLTFWFFEYKVNTVNGLNKSLKAYIVKHKE is encoded by the coding sequence ATGCTAAGAAAAAACAGGTATTTTTTTATTCCATATTTTATATTTTTAATTGTAGGATTTGTGCTGGTAAACTCCTTTACAAAAGGTGAAATTCATATTACCATTAACCAGTACCACAATTCATTTTCTGATATTTTTTTTAAATACGCAACTTTTATTGGAGAAGGTTTATTTGCCTCCCTGGTTATATTAGTCCTTGCTTTTTACCGATTCCGGGATTCATTATTGGTACTTTCGGCAATAATTCTTTCCTCTATAATTGCTCAATTTCTTAAAAAAATTGTTTTCAGTGATATTGTTCGGCCCAAAGCTTATTTCGAAGGAGTAAGCAAACTCCATTTTGTGGAGGGTGTAGAAGTTCATTCACTCTTTAGTTTTCCATCCGGACATGCTACTCTTTCCTTTACCTTGTTGGCTTGCATGGCTTTTATTGTTAAAAACAATGGCATAAAAACAATGCTTTTAATCCTTGCAATAATCGCTTCCTGGTCAAGAATACATTTATCCCAGCATTTTTTTATTGATGTTTATTTTGGTTCTCTTTTAGGGGTTAGCTGTTCTTTGTTAACTTTCTGGTTTTTTGAATATAAGGTAAATACAGTTAATGGCCTGAATAAATCCCTTAAAGCCTATATCGTTAAACATAAGGAATGA
- a CDS encoding glycosyltransferase, producing MKILQLCNKPPLPSVDGGCIAMKAAADAILFGENELKILAIETSKHPFEIPEKKNSFLISTQLETIFVDTAVKPMDAFLNLFSGESYNVSRFWSVDFNEKLIRILEAEKFDVIQLESIYVAPYIQTIRTFSKDSKIVLRAHNSEHQIWLKSALNEKNPLKSFYFKILANRLKKYEKEVLKKVDAVAAISKDDAKKLTELNQIPLLKTIPVNIDIYPANEIQKKETSLFFIGALDWHPNLEGLNWFLKEVWPKINKQLPYLKFHVAGKNMPHKMKNSKIAGVVFKGEIKDSIDFMNCNKIMVVPLFSGSGIRVKILEAMSRGKAIISTSLGVEGIGCKKDENILIADNVEQFVAETIKCINNPEFCTELGINAVKFVEANFSTQTIANRYNELYQELIKQ from the coding sequence ATGAAAATCCTACAGTTGTGCAACAAGCCTCCACTCCCCTCTGTTGACGGAGGATGCATTGCTATGAAGGCAGCAGCTGATGCTATATTATTTGGTGAGAATGAATTGAAAATACTAGCTATTGAAACCTCAAAACATCCTTTTGAAATACCAGAGAAAAAAAATAGTTTTCTTATCTCTACCCAATTAGAGACAATTTTTGTTGACACTGCTGTAAAGCCCATGGATGCCTTTTTAAATCTTTTTTCTGGCGAATCTTATAACGTTTCTCGTTTTTGGTCTGTTGATTTTAATGAAAAGTTAATACGTATTCTGGAAGCAGAAAAATTTGATGTTATACAATTGGAAAGCATCTATGTTGCTCCCTATATTCAAACGATAAGGACTTTTTCCAAGGATTCAAAAATAGTATTACGGGCACACAATTCAGAGCACCAAATTTGGTTAAAATCTGCGCTTAATGAAAAGAATCCCTTAAAATCATTTTACTTTAAAATACTTGCCAACAGACTAAAAAAATATGAAAAAGAAGTATTAAAAAAAGTGGATGCTGTTGCTGCAATTTCAAAGGATGATGCAAAAAAACTTACTGAATTAAATCAAATTCCACTATTAAAGACTATTCCAGTTAACATAGATATTTATCCGGCCAACGAAATTCAAAAAAAAGAAACTTCTTTGTTTTTCATTGGTGCGCTTGACTGGCACCCAAATCTTGAGGGACTTAATTGGTTTCTTAAAGAAGTATGGCCAAAAATAAACAAGCAATTGCCGTATTTGAAATTTCATGTTGCCGGAAAAAATATGCCTCACAAAATGAAAAACTCCAAAATAGCGGGTGTTGTATTTAAAGGAGAAATAAAAGATTCAATTGATTTTATGAACTGCAATAAAATCATGGTAGTTCCCTTGTTTTCCGGATCAGGAATAAGGGTAAAAATACTTGAGGCAATGAGTCGTGGAAAGGCTATAATATCTACATCTTTGGGTGTTGAAGGAATAGGATGTAAAAAGGATGAAAATATTTTAATTGCTGATAATGTTGAACAATTTGTAGCTGAAACAATTAAATGTATAAATAATCCTGAGTTTTGTACGGAATTAGGAATAAATGCAGTTAAATTTGTTGAAGCTAATTTTTCTACTCAAACTATTGCTAACCGATATAATGAATTGTATCAAGAGCTGATTAAACAATGA
- a CDS encoding glycosyltransferase family 39 protein: protein MKASTLSINIVIIVVSALLFIPNLGAVHLFDWDEINFAECAREMIVTGNYSQVMINYEAFWEKPPLFFWMQVIAMKIFGANEFAARLPNAICGMFTLLAVYNIGAKHFNQKMASFWVLAFAGSFLPHFYFKSGIIDPWFNLFIFLGIYYFISYSSHYVVEVRSKNKIPYLLFSALFIGLAVLTKGPVALLIFGLCFLGYLLISRFKQFFGYKEMLLWTFIVALTGSSWFLVEIARGRFDIVVEFFEYQVRLFNTQDAGHGGPFYYHFLVLLIGCFPASILMIRGFKKIGTAAPFKKYLKLWMIILFWVVLILFSIVKTKIVHYSSLTYFPITFLAAWTFNFILERKLEWKKWMTVLTGIIGIVLGIAITLLPFVAKYKANIITSGIIKDDFALANLQADVYWNGFEFLIGLSFLIFIVVAIYFFNTKRIATAISLVFAASLITVNFTILVFVPKIEKYSQGAAIEFYRHFQNKDVYIEPLFFKSYAQLYYSDKKPVKNPLSYDIQWLLNGDVDKPVYFVTRVNKENEIKEYYSHLKEVYRKNGFIFYTRNIEVENR from the coding sequence ATGAAAGCAAGCACTCTTTCTATCAATATAGTGATTATTGTTGTTTCAGCTTTGTTATTTATTCCAAATCTTGGAGCGGTTCATCTGTTTGATTGGGATGAAATTAATTTTGCAGAATGTGCAAGGGAAATGATTGTAACAGGCAATTATTCCCAGGTAATGATTAATTACGAAGCTTTCTGGGAAAAGCCGCCATTGTTTTTCTGGATGCAGGTAATTGCAATGAAAATTTTCGGGGCAAACGAATTTGCTGCTCGCCTACCCAATGCTATTTGTGGAATGTTCACCTTACTTGCAGTTTACAATATAGGAGCAAAGCATTTCAATCAAAAAATGGCTTCTTTTTGGGTGCTTGCCTTTGCTGGTTCTTTTCTTCCTCATTTTTATTTCAAATCCGGCATAATAGATCCTTGGTTTAATCTTTTTATTTTTCTTGGTATTTATTATTTTATCAGTTATTCCTCGCACTATGTTGTGGAAGTAAGGAGTAAAAATAAAATCCCCTACTTACTATTTTCTGCTCTTTTTATTGGTTTGGCAGTATTAACCAAAGGCCCGGTGGCACTGCTTATTTTCGGGCTTTGTTTTTTGGGCTATCTTTTGATTTCTAGGTTTAAACAGTTCTTTGGCTATAAAGAAATGCTCCTATGGACATTTATCGTAGCTCTTACTGGTTCCAGCTGGTTCCTTGTTGAAATTGCCCGGGGACGATTTGATATTGTAGTTGAATTTTTCGAATATCAGGTAAGACTTTTCAATACACAAGATGCAGGACATGGAGGTCCTTTCTATTATCATTTCCTGGTATTGCTTATTGGCTGTTTTCCTGCATCAATACTCATGATAAGAGGGTTTAAGAAAATAGGAACAGCTGCTCCTTTTAAAAAATATTTAAAGTTATGGATGATAATCCTTTTTTGGGTAGTACTTATTTTATTTTCAATTGTAAAAACCAAAATTGTCCATTACTCCTCATTGACTTATTTTCCCATAACTTTCCTTGCAGCCTGGACTTTTAATTTTATCCTTGAGAGAAAACTAGAATGGAAAAAATGGATGACAGTTCTGACCGGAATTATTGGTATTGTTCTTGGAATTGCCATTACTTTATTGCCTTTTGTGGCCAAATACAAAGCAAATATTATCACATCAGGGATCATTAAAGATGATTTTGCTTTGGCAAACCTTCAGGCAGATGTTTATTGGAATGGTTTTGAATTTTTAATCGGTTTAAGTTTTCTCATTTTCATTGTTGTTGCCATTTACTTTTTTAATACGAAAAGAATTGCAACGGCCATATCGCTAGTTTTTGCAGCATCATTAATTACTGTGAATTTTACAATTCTGGTATTTGTCCCAAAAATTGAAAAATATTCTCAAGGAGCAGCAATTGAATTTTACAGACATTTTCAAAATAAAGATGTTTATATAGAACCTTTGTTCTTTAAGAGCTATGCCCAACTTTATTATTCAGATAAAAAGCCTGTGAAAAATCCTTTATCCTACGATATTCAATGGTTGTTAAATGGAGATGTTGACAAACCAGTTTACTTTGTTACAAGAGTAAATAAGGAAAATGAGATAAAAGAATATTATTCACATCTCAAAGAAGTTTACAGGAAAAATGGCTTTATTTTCTATACACGGAATATAGAAGTTGAAAACAGGTGA
- a CDS encoding 4Fe-4S dicluster domain-containing protein — protein MAIMITDECINCGACEPECPNNAIYEGGAEWRFSDGTALKGTYTSKTGITTDADSPLPPKVMDVYYIVTDKCTECVGFHDEPQCAAVCPVDCCVDDPDFRESKEQLLAKKDSLHI, from the coding sequence ATGGCTATTATGATTACCGATGAATGCATTAATTGCGGGGCTTGTGAACCAGAGTGTCCCAATAATGCAATTTACGAGGGAGGCGCAGAATGGCGCTTTTCTGATGGAACTGCGTTAAAAGGCACATATACTTCAAAAACAGGAATTACAACAGATGCTGATAGTCCTTTGCCTCCTAAGGTAATGGATGTTTATTATATAGTAACAGATAAGTGCACCGAATGTGTAGGGTTTCATGATGAACCTCAATGCGCTGCTGTTTGTCCTGTTGATTGTTGTGTTGATGATCCTGATTTTAGAGAAAGCAAAGAACAATTGCTTGCAAAAAAGGATTCACTTCACATTTAA
- a CDS encoding metallophosphoesterase, producing MFLIIILFIILSFDAYFFFGLNSIITNYPQKRKRIIFYCYWGFTLFVAFYMLTALIIPSQHWPIFIRVYVTSVILIVTVSKIFASFIFLVDDIIRIFTWSALFLRGLSQNEKEVEDSKIRVSRLNFLSNLALIVAAVPFFSMFYGMFKGAFEYTIRINRMKLPGLPKEFKGFKIVQISDIHCGSFHSTEPLQRAVNIINQQEADMIFITGDLVNDFAHETDRFTSIFSQLKAPMGVFSVLGNHDYGDYPRWDSQEEKKINFQTLIKKQKSYGWDLLMNENRIVEKNGEKIAIVGVENIARTTRNPRYGDLKKALSGTENIPCKLLLSHDPFHWDDEIVNDYPDVNMTFAGHTHGMQFGVEIPNFKWSPIQYVYDQWAGLYQKGKQFLYVNRGLGFIGYAGRVGILPEITVHELWPE from the coding sequence ATGTTTTTAATTATAATCCTTTTCATCATCCTGTCTTTTGATGCCTATTTTTTCTTTGGATTAAATTCCATTATTACCAATTATCCTCAAAAACGAAAAAGAATTATCTTCTATTGCTATTGGGGTTTTACACTTTTTGTTGCTTTTTATATGCTAACAGCACTTATAATTCCTTCCCAGCATTGGCCAATATTTATTCGGGTTTATGTTACTTCAGTTATCCTTATAGTTACTGTGTCTAAAATATTTGCTTCATTTATTTTTCTGGTTGACGATATAATACGAATTTTTACGTGGTCAGCATTATTCCTAAGAGGTTTATCCCAAAATGAAAAAGAAGTTGAGGACAGTAAAATCAGAGTTAGCAGGCTTAATTTTTTAAGCAATCTTGCCTTAATTGTAGCTGCAGTGCCTTTTTTTTCAATGTTTTATGGTATGTTCAAAGGAGCATTTGAATATACAATACGAATAAACAGGATGAAATTGCCAGGTTTACCAAAAGAATTTAAGGGATTTAAAATTGTACAAATATCCGACATACATTGTGGTAGTTTTCATTCAACTGAACCACTTCAAAGAGCAGTGAATATTATAAACCAGCAAGAGGCGGATATGATTTTTATAACTGGCGACCTAGTTAATGATTTTGCCCATGAAACGGATCGTTTTACTTCGATTTTCAGTCAATTGAAGGCTCCAATGGGTGTTTTTTCTGTTTTAGGAAATCATGATTATGGTGATTATCCGCGTTGGGATTCTCAGGAAGAAAAAAAAATAAATTTCCAAACGCTTATTAAAAAACAAAAATCGTATGGCTGGGACCTATTAATGAATGAAAACAGGATTGTAGAAAAAAACGGAGAAAAAATTGCCATTGTAGGAGTGGAAAACATAGCAAGAACTACCCGAAACCCAAGGTATGGTGATTTAAAGAAAGCGCTAAGTGGCACAGAAAATATACCTTGTAAATTATTGCTCTCACATGATCCCTTTCACTGGGATGATGAAATTGTGAATGATTATCCTGATGTTAACATGACCTTTGCCGGACATACCCATGGAATGCAATTTGGAGTGGAAATTCCTAATTTTAAATGGAGTCCTATACAATACGTTTATGATCAATGGGCAGGACTTTATCAAAAAGGAAAACAATTTTTATATGTTAACCGCGGATTGGGATTTATTGGATATGCCGGAAGAGTGGGTATTTTACCCGAAATCACCGTTCATGAATTATGGCCAGAATAA
- a CDS encoding glycosyltransferase: MKIFVLLSRVPYPLDKGDKLRAFNQIKELSKKHTIILCALSDKPVDAKAKEILSHYCAHVEIIHLSPSGIAFNLAKTIISQKPLQVGYFYQKHVKEKIEELIGFHKPDHIYCQLLRVAQYVREFNIPKTIDYMDALSIGMERRINKAPFLLKPVFKIESMRLKKYENEIFSCFDNKTIISEQDRSFISHTSNNQITVIPNGVDSDFFAPILNKEKDYDLLFTGNMNYPPNIECAEYIAREILPEVQKAIPGVRLLISGVNPSSKVLGLKSEFITVTGWVKDIRESYSRSKVFIAPMRIGTGLQNKLLEAMAMNLPCITSELANNALKAIHNTNILIGKNTASYVEHIITLLENEDLRTEFGQSGCTFVNEKYNWEASTELLDRLIQG; this comes from the coding sequence ATGAAAATTTTTGTTCTGTTATCACGTGTTCCGTATCCTTTAGACAAAGGGGATAAACTACGTGCATTTAATCAGATAAAAGAGCTATCAAAAAAACATACAATAATACTTTGTGCACTTTCAGATAAACCTGTAGATGCTAAAGCGAAAGAAATATTATCCCATTATTGCGCCCATGTTGAAATAATCCATTTATCACCAAGCGGTATTGCATTTAATCTGGCAAAGACAATAATTTCCCAAAAACCTTTGCAGGTAGGTTATTTTTACCAGAAGCATGTAAAGGAAAAAATCGAAGAATTAATTGGATTTCATAAGCCCGATCACATTTATTGTCAATTATTAAGAGTTGCCCAATATGTAAGGGAGTTTAATATTCCCAAAACAATTGATTATATGGATGCTCTATCCATTGGAATGGAAAGAAGAATAAATAAAGCCCCATTTTTACTTAAGCCTGTTTTCAAAATTGAAAGCATGCGATTAAAAAAATATGAAAACGAAATATTCTCCTGTTTTGATAATAAAACCATAATTTCCGAACAGGATAGGAGCTTTATTTCTCATACTTCCAATAATCAGATAACTGTAATCCCCAATGGTGTGGATTCTGATTTTTTTGCTCCTATCCTCAATAAAGAAAAAGATTATGATTTGTTGTTTACAGGAAACATGAATTATCCTCCAAATATAGAATGCGCTGAATATATTGCAAGGGAAATTTTACCAGAGGTTCAAAAAGCAATACCGGGCGTTCGGCTTTTAATTTCAGGTGTAAATCCCTCTTCTAAAGTATTAGGTTTAAAATCAGAATTTATAACTGTTACAGGCTGGGTAAAAGATATAAGGGAATCCTATTCCCGTTCAAAAGTATTTATAGCGCCAATGCGTATTGGTACTGGACTTCAAAATAAATTGCTTGAAGCAATGGCCATGAATCTTCCATGTATTACCTCTGAACTTGCCAATAATGCCTTAAAAGCCATACACAATACAAACATTCTAATTGGAAAAAACACAGCCTCTTATGTTGAGCATATAATAACATTGCTTGAAAATGAAGATTTAAGAACTGAATTTGGCCAAAGTGGTTGCACATTTGTTAATGAAAAATACAACTGGGAGGCTTCAACAGAACTGTTGGATCGACTAATTCAGGGATAA
- a CDS encoding acyl-CoA reductase, with protein sequence MNLIVNIKAFSRLGGFLTQFLEEFSSEESASEYEFLNEMFKERLENAIQQSINYNGWFTQDNVKYALTSIANNLTYAKLSAWLLPYTESLEKNTGPGKIAVVMAGNIPLSGFHDFMCVLISGNTFIGKLSSQDKLLLPLLSDVLIEIETSFKSRIVFTEGRITSMDAVIATGSNNTSRYFDYYFGKYPNIIRRNRNSVAILTGKESELDIFNLGNDVFRYFGLGCRNVTKLFVPRNYDFDVFFRAIYDFQWIANNNKYINNYHYNKTVYLMGNENLLDNGFMILKEDKTKSSPVGVLFYEYYDSLEEIEKTLESELLSEVQCVVSNKMAKLPTVEFGAAQLPGLDDYADGIDTIQFLANLIEK encoded by the coding sequence ATGAATTTAATAGTAAATATAAAAGCATTTTCAAGGCTTGGAGGTTTTTTAACCCAATTTTTAGAAGAGTTTTCTTCAGAGGAATCTGCTTCGGAATATGAGTTTTTAAATGAAATGTTTAAGGAAAGATTAGAAAATGCCATACAGCAAAGCATTAATTACAATGGCTGGTTTACACAAGACAATGTAAAATACGCACTAACATCCATTGCCAATAACCTTACTTATGCTAAACTTTCAGCATGGCTTTTGCCTTACACAGAATCGCTGGAGAAAAACACAGGTCCTGGAAAAATCGCTGTTGTAATGGCTGGAAACATTCCCTTGTCTGGATTCCATGATTTTATGTGCGTTTTAATTTCCGGAAACACCTTTATAGGAAAACTTTCCTCGCAAGACAAACTCCTTTTACCTCTTTTGTCTGATGTTTTAATTGAAATTGAAACTTCCTTTAAAAGCAGAATAGTGTTTACAGAAGGACGCATTACTTCTATGGATGCCGTAATTGCCACTGGGAGCAACAATACATCAAGGTATTTTGATTATTATTTTGGAAAATACCCCAATATAATCCGAAGAAACAGAAATTCGGTTGCAATTCTCACCGGGAAAGAATCAGAGCTGGATATTTTCAATTTAGGAAATGATGTTTTCAGGTATTTTGGCCTTGGATGTAGGAATGTAACAAAATTATTTGTTCCAAGAAATTATGATTTTGATGTTTTTTTTCGGGCCATTTACGATTTTCAATGGATTGCCAACAACAATAAATACATTAACAATTACCATTACAATAAGACGGTTTATTTGATGGGTAATGAAAATTTGCTCGATAATGGTTTTATGATTTTAAAAGAAGATAAAACTAAATCTTCGCCTGTAGGTGTTCTTTTTTATGAATATTACGATTCCCTGGAAGAAATAGAAAAGACACTTGAATCAGAGCTTTTGTCAGAAGTTCAATGTGTTGTTTCCAACAAAATGGCTAAACTTCCAACTGTTGAATTTGGGGCGGCACAATTACCGGGCCTTGATGATTACGCAGACGGAATAGATACAATTCAATTTTTAGCAAATCTTATTGAAAAATAG